The uncultured Carboxylicivirga sp. genomic interval TACTTAAAGACGAATCGTTTATTGAGCTTAATAATGTGGTTCGCTTATTAAACATGAATAAAGAAGTAAAAGCTGAAATTGGAGGGCATACCGATAATGTGGGCACAGCTGCTTATAACAATAATCTGGCTCAGAAACGAGCAAAACAAGTATACGATTATCTGATTAGCCAGGGAGTGGCGGCAAGTCAGTTAAAATATAAGGGATATGGATTTAGCCAACCACTTGATTCCAACGATACCGAAGAAGGGCGGGCTAATAACAGAAGAACAGAAGTGAAGATATTATAAAAAAAAAGCTGCCAAAAGGCAGCTTTTTTTATTTGTTCAAATATTTTGAAAGCGTGTCCATCAGAATCTGAAGTCGAATGGGTTTCGCTAAATAATCATCACAGCCAGCTTCAAGACATTTTTCTCTTTCGCCCGACATAACGTGGGCTGTTTGTGCAATTACCGGAATTTCAGCGTTAATAGCCTTAATTTCGCGGGTTGCAGTGTAGCCATCCATAATAGGTAGCTGAAGATCCATCAATACCAGATCGATCTTATTATCAGTAAAAAGGGTGATGGCTTCTTTACCATCTTTAGCCCACAAAATTTTTGCATTGGTTTTACGCAAAGCGGCATCAAAAAAGATTTTATTTGTATCAACATCTTCTACAACTAAAATTACTTTGTCTCCCCAGTTTTGAACCAACGAATTGTTTAATGCATCCGTACTCATAGCGATTTCGGAATTTTTGAGTTTAGATTTCTAAATTATGGTTTGTTTACTTATTTTCCAAACATGTGTAATAAAAAACAACCAATGGGTAAATTTACTAATTAATTTTAAATAACTGCTTAATATAACCAGTTCTATAACATACGTGATGAAATGTTAACTTATAAGTAATAGTAAATGTGTAGAATAAACGTTGTTAATTATTTACTATATTTCATTAATACATATCTATATTTTAAGATCTCTATACGAGAGAGGGTGTATTCAATGCATTAGCATGGATAAATAGGTAAACAGAATATTATTAAGAGATATCTTGCCATTAAGGAAGGCATCTTTTAAATTAGTTGCGATAAAATAAACCAACTATGAAAAAAATTGTAATTCTGACCCTACTTATATGGGGAGCTATTAGTATGTCGAATGCTCAGGAAGTGGGTGTGCGGTTTGGAGATGTTACCGGAGGTAATGTAGCTATTGATGGAATGTTTTCTTTGGGCGAGTTTACACGTGTTCATGCCGATGTGTCGTTTGGTAACGGTTTAGGGATTGATGCCTTATGGGATTTTATGTACCGTCCGTTAGGTGGTGAGGCTTTCGACTGGTATATGGGTGTTGGTCCGTATACGTATTTAAGTAGCGATTTTGCTTTAGGAGCAGCTGGCGAAGTAGGACTTGAATATCATTTTAACGATATTCCACTGGCTATTGGTGCCGATTGGCGACCCTATCTTGAGATTATTGATGATACCAGTTTTGGTTTAAATTCCTTTGGTTTTAACGTGAGGTTTTGCTTTTAACAATCTTGATAATATAAATAAGAAGGATGCCATTAGCATCCTTCTTAATTTTAATATAAATCTTCATGTATGATGCCGCTCTCCTGCATCTGCACAATTTCGTTGTTAGCTTTTTCTTTCGAAATACCTTTTTGTGTCATAATTATATCCGATAGAGCATTGCGCACATCATGGCCCATGTGAGTATGGCCACATAAGTAAATGTGTGCTCCGGCTTTCATCCAATCATACAATTCTGCACTTTTCTTGTTTAATAGATGTTGTACATAAACCTTCTCTTTTTGATCGCGCGAGAAACAAACATCTAAATGTTTAAGGTAGCCCAATTGCTGGTATTCAAGCAACTCATCTTCGTACAAAAAGTCTTCCAATTGTTTTTTATCACCCCAAATTAACCAGTTATTTCCCTTTGTATCAGATGCTTTTCGGTCTTGTAAAAAACCTAGGTAAGGAGCAATACCCGTACCTACTCCAATCATAATTACCGGTGTTTTCTCATTATCGGGCAAGTGAAAAGTGGGACTTGGAGTCAAACGAAAATTCACTTTCGATCCTTCCTGCAAGCTTTCGTTGATGTATGTTGACGCAGCTCCTTCGTATTGTCTCTCTCTGGCTTCGAATCGAATGGTTTTGATGGTTAAATGAATTTCATCAGGATAGGCTTTGTAACCTGAGGCAATGGAATAGTAGCGCGATTGTAACGGACTAAGTATTTTTATAAATGATTCTGCACTAATAGAAGCCGGATAGTCTTTT includes:
- a CDS encoding response regulator — protein: MSTDALNNSLVQNWGDKVILVVEDVDTNKIFFDAALRKTNAKILWAKDGKEAITLFTDNKIDLVLMDLQLPIMDGYTATREIKAINAEIPVIAQTAHVMSGEREKCLEAGCDDYLAKPIRLQILMDTLSKYLNK